Proteins from a single region of Candidatus Zixiibacteriota bacterium:
- a CDS encoding polysaccharide deacetylase family protein has product MTAFIKRLIKHLLAVCIYYSGLLSFFDIIKRLTSTPDDFSILMYHCVLGDTAKEREYLQDGMIVSENIFEKQIAYLSHNYNIIAFDELVNLLKAEKRPPRKTVCITFDDGWRDNYNCAYPILKKHNIPAMIFLPTDFINTGKLFWFIKVIIALSDNYNLSDGLADIFDKVKQEFDDRDAANLPQANDIVDIGDNPDKLIEKLKQYDLEVSDRIIDLMLSKSGQHTDKKRWTLSWDEINEMMRNNIDFGSHGQSHKIMTLLPPDEVRKEMVKSKEIIEKNTNRPIQVFSYPNGDYNADTKILAQKAGYKSAVATSGCEPAGDKPDLFALRRTGIHDGVSTGITGRFSKAMFACYLKRIF; this is encoded by the coding sequence TTGACGGCATTTATTAAAAGGCTTATTAAACATCTGTTGGCGGTTTGTATCTATTATTCCGGCTTGCTGTCGTTTTTCGATATCATCAAAAGACTGACTTCAACGCCGGATGATTTTTCTATTCTGATGTATCACTGTGTCTTAGGGGATACAGCTAAGGAGAGAGAATATCTTCAAGACGGCATGATAGTCTCAGAGAATATATTCGAAAAGCAGATTGCTTATCTTTCTCATAACTATAATATCATCGCTTTTGATGAGCTTGTGAATTTATTGAAGGCTGAGAAAAGACCGCCTCGCAAAACCGTATGTATAACTTTCGATGATGGCTGGCGCGATAATTATAATTGCGCATATCCAATACTAAAAAAACACAACATACCGGCTATGATTTTTTTGCCTACTGATTTTATCAATACCGGCAAGTTATTCTGGTTTATAAAAGTTATAATCGCCCTATCCGATAATTATAATTTAAGCGATGGACTGGCTGATATCTTTGATAAGGTCAAACAAGAATTCGATGATAGAGATGCGGCGAATCTGCCTCAGGCTAACGATATTGTTGATATTGGAGATAATCCTGACAAATTGATTGAAAAACTCAAACAGTATGACCTTGAGGTTTCGGATAGGATTATTGATTTGATGTTATCTAAAAGCGGTCAACATACTGATAAAAAACGCTGGACATTATCCTGGGATGAGATTAATGAGATGATGCGAAACAATATCGATTTTGGCTCGCATGGCCAATCTCATAAAATTATGACTTTACTGCCGCCCGATGAAGTTCGAAAGGAAATGGTAAAATCGAAAGAGATTATTGAAAAAAATACAAATCGCCCTATTCAAGTCTTCTCATATCCTAATGGCGATTATAATGCCGATACGAAAATATTAGCGCAAAAAGCCGGATATAAAAGCGCAGTCGCAACATCCGGATGCGAGCCAGCCGGAGATAAGCCCGACCTGTTTGCTCTAAGAAGAACAGGCATTCATGATGGCGTATCAACTGGCATTACAGGCAGGTTTTCTAAAGCGATGTTTGCTTGCTATCTTAAGAGGATATTCTGA
- a CDS encoding ATP-grasp domain-containing protein, producing MRRILAADGHQRSTLALVRSLGKKGIAVSVAEDRHPCLASKSKYCRSRVIYASPEENPLKFIEDIKNELKNNDYDMLIPMTDITCFLANEHAEELSQYTHISMPPPEIYKKAQDKGEVIKLCKSLDVPTPATYFIENLDDAKKLAKSLKYPVVVKPRLSKTLTSNGWVHGSISYAHTETDLIQTCKNWDSSLPLPLIQERIEGPGGGAFLLCKDGEPLAVFFHRRIREKPPSGGVSVLRESVPVDKAMKEYSLKILKALNWQGAAMVEFKLDRRDNLPKIMEINARFWGSLQLGIDAGVDFPYLLYRSVMGEDVQPILDYKAGIKTRWLIGDIDHLLIRLFKSDKNLNLPDGFPGKLAVLKEFFRFFQSGMKYEILNRDDLKPALYELYEYLKNIIKGILGKLRKK from the coding sequence ATGCGTAGAATACTTGCAGCAGACGGCCACCAGCGATCAACTCTTGCCCTCGTTCGTTCGTTGGGCAAAAAAGGGATAGCAGTTTCTGTCGCCGAGGACAGGCATCCATGTCTGGCATCGAAATCCAAATACTGCCGCAGCCGGGTAATTTACGCATCGCCGGAGGAAAATCCCCTCAAGTTTATCGAGGATATTAAAAATGAGCTAAAAAATAACGACTATGATATGCTCATCCCGATGACAGATATAACATGCTTCTTAGCTAATGAACATGCAGAAGAACTATCGCAATATACGCATATTTCTATGCCGCCCCCTGAAATTTATAAAAAAGCTCAGGATAAGGGCGAGGTGATTAAGCTATGTAAATCGTTGGATGTGCCAACACCGGCAACCTATTTTATAGAAAATCTGGATGATGCGAAGAAGCTGGCAAAGAGTTTAAAATATCCCGTAGTTGTCAAGCCAAGGCTGTCTAAGACATTAACATCGAACGGCTGGGTACACGGAAGCATAAGCTATGCACATACTGAAACCGACCTTATTCAAACCTGCAAGAATTGGGATTCCTCTCTGCCGCTGCCTCTAATTCAGGAAAGAATCGAGGGTCCTGGCGGGGGCGCCTTCCTGCTGTGCAAAGATGGCGAACCGCTGGCAGTATTCTTTCACCGTCGAATTCGTGAAAAACCACCCTCCGGCGGGGTAAGTGTTTTAAGGGAAAGCGTTCCGGTCGATAAGGCCATGAAAGAATATTCTTTAAAAATTCTCAAGGCTCTTAATTGGCAGGGCGCGGCTATGGTAGAATTTAAGCTTGACCGGCGAGACAATCTGCCAAAGATTATGGAAATAAATGCTCGATTCTGGGGATCGCTTCAATTGGGCATTGACGCGGGTGTTGATTTTCCATATCTATTGTACAGGTCGGTTATGGGCGAGGACGTTCAGCCGATTCTCGATTATAAGGCAGGCATTAAAACGCGATGGCTGATAGGTGATATTGACCATCTCCTGATTCGTCTGTTTAAGTCTGATAAAAACCTGAATCTGCCTGATGGATTTCCGGGGAAGTTGGCTGTGTTAAAAGAGTTTTTCAGGTTTTTTCAATCAGGTATGAAATATGAAATACTCAACCGGGACGACTTGAAACCGGCTCTATATGAATTATATGAATATCTGAAGAACATTATTAAAGGGATATTGGGAAAGTTGCGCAAGAAATAG
- a CDS encoding glycosyltransferase family 2 protein gives MDIITIITIIFWVSLFLIFWTYFGYLLILGLLSLFFTKKVNRQDYYPEVSLIITAYNEEKRIKQKIENTLALSYPKEKLDIIVVSDGSTDRTEEIISQFQSRGVRLHSIPSRHGKHYGQNEGIKIAKYDILVFTDAATFLENNAIEKISRNFADSKIGCVSGFDKIKGDDNNIQGEGAYVKYEMILRTLESAVDSLIGVSGSFFAIRKHLCNNWPIHLSSDFFTPIITYMNGFRIILEKEAIGYYEVLQQPEKEFIRKVRTIVHGMSVFFKFRRIANPFRYGTYSIQVLTHKLSRWLVPIYLIMFFLSNLLLINQHLIFIAVFIAQVVFYALALFASLNKKLKDTIFFKIPLFFVMVNYSILVAWYYFFRGERFIVWKPTER, from the coding sequence TTGGACATCATAACGATAATTACTATCATCTTTTGGGTTTCGCTATTTTTGATATTCTGGACTTATTTTGGCTATTTGTTAATACTGGGCTTGTTATCCCTGTTTTTCACCAAAAAGGTCAACCGTCAGGATTATTACCCGGAGGTAAGCCTGATTATCACAGCCTATAACGAAGAGAAGCGGATTAAGCAGAAGATTGAAAATACGTTAGCTCTTTCGTATCCGAAAGAAAAGCTGGACATCATTGTTGTTTCGGATGGCTCTACCGACCGAACGGAGGAAATTATCAGCCAGTTTCAGAGTCGGGGCGTACGGCTTCATTCAATACCATCCCGTCATGGCAAACACTATGGCCAGAATGAGGGAATTAAAATCGCCAAATATGACATTCTTGTTTTTACTGATGCCGCAACATTTTTAGAAAATAACGCTATTGAAAAAATCTCCCGCAATTTTGCCGACTCCAAAATCGGCTGCGTATCGGGGTTCGATAAAATTAAGGGCGATGATAATAATATTCAGGGTGAGGGCGCCTATGTTAAATATGAAATGATATTGAGAACATTAGAAAGCGCAGTAGACTCATTGATTGGCGTATCGGGTTCATTCTTTGCGATACGAAAGCATCTATGCAATAACTGGCCAATTCATCTTTCAAGCGATTTTTTTACGCCGATTATTACTTATATGAACGGGTTTAGAATAATTCTGGAGAAAGAGGCAATCGGCTATTATGAAGTTCTTCAACAGCCGGAAAAGGAATTCATCAGAAAGGTGCGGACTATTGTTCATGGTATGAGCGTGTTTTTTAAATTCAGACGTATTGCTAACCCGTTTAGGTACGGGACATATTCCATTCAGGTATTGACACATAAACTATCTCGCTGGTTAGTACCAATCTACTTAATAATGTTTTTTCTGTCTAATTTATTGTTAATTAATCAGCATTTAATTTTTATAGCGGTTTTTATCGCGCAGGTAGTATTCTATGCTCTTGCGCTATTTGCTTCACTTAATAAAAAGCTTAAGGATACCATATTTTTTAAAATCCCGCTGTTTTTTGTTATGGTCAATTATTCTATCCTTGTAGCCTGGTACTATTTTTTCCGTGGTGAAAGATTTATTGTATGGAAACCGACAGAAAGATAA
- a CDS encoding glycosyltransferase family 4 protein gives METDRKINICHLISGDLWAGAEVQMYTLTMALKAVPDISISAIVLNEGKLAVELHKAGIETTVIDESQYGFFSILRQIKDNMKGKDIDILHSHRYKENILGSLLKRDGLVKYLVQTVHGLGEPFTGIKILKTKIISWLNIYFTNKYYDKVITVSNDIQGQLQNKINPEKMITIHNSIDAAKTKPIKPPSDIKKEFGIDENMPVIGSVGRMVPVKGFDLFLKAAKKISESKPDIRFLLVGDGPMKTELEVQAKELGLGSKVIFPGFRNDVIDIINCFDIFIISSYHEGIPMVVLEAMALGKAIVSTSVGGMVEILINGESGLLIDSGNFSALAEGCLKVFESSSLKSKLQRKACERIEEKFDINAHIIRINKLYYGLVNQA, from the coding sequence ATGGAAACCGACAGAAAGATAAATATCTGTCATCTTATTTCCGGCGATTTATGGGCTGGCGCCGAGGTTCAGATGTATACGCTGACAATGGCATTAAAAGCAGTGCCCGATATTAGTATCTCGGCCATAGTTCTCAATGAGGGCAAATTGGCTGTGGAATTACACAAAGCCGGTATTGAAACAACGGTGATTGATGAATCGCAATATGGTTTTTTCAGCATTTTGCGTCAGATTAAAGATAATATGAAGGGTAAAGATATTGACATTTTGCATAGTCATCGTTATAAGGAAAACATACTTGGAAGCTTGCTAAAAAGAGACGGGCTTGTTAAATATCTTGTTCAAACCGTTCATGGTTTAGGTGAACCGTTTACAGGAATTAAGATTCTGAAAACAAAAATAATTTCATGGCTAAATATTTATTTTACAAACAAATATTATGATAAAGTGATAACCGTTTCTAACGATATTCAAGGACAATTACAAAATAAAATCAATCCCGAAAAAATGATAACCATACATAATTCGATTGATGCTGCTAAGACAAAACCAATTAAACCGCCATCGGATATAAAAAAGGAATTTGGTATTGATGAGAATATGCCTGTGATTGGGTCTGTTGGCAGGATGGTGCCTGTTAAGGGGTTTGATCTGTTTCTAAAAGCCGCTAAAAAAATATCAGAGTCTAAACCGGATATCAGGTTTTTACTTGTTGGTGATGGTCCTATGAAAACCGAACTTGAGGTTCAGGCTAAGGAACTGGGATTGGGTTCGAAAGTAATATTTCCCGGTTTCCGCAATGATGTGATTGATATAATAAATTGTTTTGACATTTTTATAATCTCATCATACCATGAGGGCATTCCGATGGTTGTATTGGAGGCGATGGCGTTGGGAAAGGCGATAGTTTCAACTTCAGTAGGCGGGATGGTGGAAATATTGATAAACGGCGAATCCGGGTTATTGATAGATTCGGGGAATTTCAGTGCTCTTGCTGAAGGATGTTTGAAAGTTTTTGAAAGCAGCAGCCTAAAAAGTAAGCTTCAGAGAAAAGCTTGCGAGAGAATTGAAGAAAAATTTGATATCAATGCCCATATTATTAGAATTAATAAACTCTATTATGGTTTGGTGAATCAAGCATGA
- a CDS encoding glycosyltransferase, which translates to MKILLITHLLPYPPSGGVRIRNYNLLKEASKNNDIYMLTFYQQAHLENPEKFDQYVMEIKEYCKHLEVFEIPTDNKKLAWYAMLLLNIFSFAPYSDWYFRSKKMKHAIKQQIASNSFDVVEIGTIGLARYAKLAPDIPAVLVHHNIESALIYRRSKAVKNWFSKVYLLLQAWKLKRHEALSGKYIKYHTTCSEEDKTILAKHCPDANIAVVPNGVDIEYFQPDNDLVEKNSLVFAGGLNWFPNLDAMIYFKNDIWPILKSKIPNISMNLIGMKPGRELLEFSKKDESFKVLGFVDDVRPYIAKAAVYVVPIRVGGGTRLKILDAMAMGKAIVSDPIGCEGIDVSHGEDILTGATPQEFATHVIEILNNDEKRKKLEINARDKMVRKYSWTSIGPLLNDVYIRTAAIIN; encoded by the coding sequence ATGAAAATACTACTGATAACTCACCTTCTGCCCTATCCGCCAAGCGGCGGAGTAAGAATAAGAAATTACAACTTACTTAAGGAAGCCAGTAAAAATAACGATATTTACATGCTTACTTTCTATCAACAAGCGCATCTTGAAAATCCGGAGAAATTTGATCAGTATGTGATGGAAATTAAAGAATATTGTAAACATTTAGAAGTATTTGAAATTCCAACTGACAATAAAAAGCTTGCATGGTACGCAATGTTGTTATTGAATATATTCTCGTTTGCTCCATATTCCGATTGGTATTTTCGATCGAAGAAAATGAAACATGCTATCAAACAGCAGATAGCATCCAATTCATTTGATGTGGTTGAAATAGGTACAATAGGTCTGGCAAGATATGCCAAGCTTGCCCCGGATATTCCGGCAGTTTTAGTGCATCATAATATTGAATCTGCGCTTATTTACCGTAGAAGTAAGGCTGTTAAAAATTGGTTTAGCAAAGTATATTTGTTATTACAAGCTTGGAAACTCAAGCGGCATGAAGCTCTATCTGGTAAGTATATTAAATATCATACAACCTGTTCTGAGGAAGATAAAACTATTTTAGCTAAGCACTGCCCCGATGCTAATATTGCTGTTGTGCCTAATGGCGTGGATATTGAGTATTTCCAGCCGGATAATGATTTAGTTGAAAAAAATAGCTTGGTATTTGCAGGAGGTTTAAATTGGTTTCCAAACTTGGATGCTATGATATACTTTAAAAACGATATCTGGCCGATTTTAAAATCTAAAATCCCGAATATTAGCATGAATCTTATTGGTATGAAACCAGGGCGGGAATTATTGGAATTCAGTAAAAAAGATGAATCTTTCAAGGTTTTGGGGTTTGTCGATGATGTTCGTCCATATATTGCCAAAGCGGCAGTATATGTGGTGCCTATACGGGTTGGCGGCGGTACTCGCTTGAAAATACTCGATGCTATGGCTATGGGTAAGGCTATTGTTAGCGATCCGATAGGGTGTGAGGGGATAGATGTTTCGCATGGTGAAGATATTTTAACTGGAGCTACTCCTCAGGAATTTGCTACTCATGTTATTGAAATTTTAAATAATGATGAAAAAAGAAAAAAATTAGAGATAAATGCCAGGGATAAAATGGTTAGAAAGTATTCATGGACTTCAATAGGTCCTTTACTCAATGATGTTTATATCAGAACAGCAGCTATAATCAATTGA
- a CDS encoding CapA family protein: MSALLKNTTLLAVGDIMLGDSPVCYGFGVGSMIEKYGSNYPFQHIAEELNKGDIVIGNLEVVISAFNKQIDNFESIQFRGQPEAIHGLVESNFNIVALASNHTMQHGRKGLEETIDILNENNIGFTGIEIPEKQVRNQYFMEKNGLKFCFLGYNFRPQQYFKDPPLWNKPSLELIKDEICKVRDLADCVVITLHWGDEFIEYPSYQQVNLARQLIDSGANIILGHHPHIIQGVEKYNGGVIAYSLGNFIFDMWQKRLRKTMILKCIISKKAEIDFQIIPIEINNKYQPQIVHGQAGEILKQELEKLSLKISNNSTDNDNYNSELNKNTKLFRREIYLHYLYHLHKYGVRPLIGNLLNAMKKRLIK; this comes from the coding sequence TTGAGCGCTTTATTAAAAAATACTACTCTTTTGGCTGTCGGTGATATCATGCTTGGGGATTCACCGGTATGCTATGGGTTTGGCGTTGGGTCAATGATCGAAAAGTATGGCTCGAATTATCCTTTTCAACATATAGCTGAAGAATTGAATAAAGGTGATATTGTAATTGGTAATCTTGAAGTTGTTATTTCCGCCTTTAATAAGCAGATTGACAACTTTGAATCAATTCAGTTTCGAGGTCAACCTGAGGCCATTCATGGTTTAGTCGAGTCGAATTTTAATATTGTCGCTTTAGCATCAAACCATACGATGCAGCATGGCCGCAAAGGCTTAGAAGAGACGATAGATATCTTAAATGAGAACAATATTGGTTTTACGGGAATTGAAATTCCAGAAAAGCAAGTAAGAAACCAGTATTTTATGGAGAAAAATGGTTTGAAATTCTGTTTTTTAGGTTATAATTTCAGACCTCAACAGTATTTTAAAGATCCACCGTTGTGGAATAAGCCAAGTTTGGAACTGATAAAAGATGAAATTTGCAAGGTTCGAGATTTGGCTGATTGTGTGGTAATTACTCTTCATTGGGGTGATGAATTTATCGAATACCCTTCATACCAACAAGTAAATTTAGCTAGACAATTAATCGATTCCGGCGCGAATATAATTCTGGGACATCATCCGCATATTATACAGGGGGTTGAAAAATATAATGGCGGTGTGATTGCCTATAGCCTTGGGAATTTCATTTTTGATATGTGGCAAAAGCGTTTAAGAAAAACGATGATTTTAAAATGCATTATTTCCAAAAAAGCAGAAATCGATTTTCAAATTATCCCGATTGAAATAAATAACAAATATCAACCCCAAATTGTTCATGGGCAAGCTGGCGAAATATTAAAACAGGAATTAGAAAAACTTTCACTAAAAATTAGCAATAATAGTACTGATAATGATAACTATAATAGTGAACTGAATAAAAATACAAAGTTATTCCGTAGGGAGATTTACTTACATTATCTATATCATTTACATAAATATGGAGTCAGACCTCTAATCGGAAATCTTTTAAACGCTATGAAGAAAAGATTGATAAAATGA
- a CDS encoding phenylacetate--CoA ligase family protein, translated as MNSSIEKLYNNSPVFFQNIGISLYGLKIYLREYGKKLQIELDKLDKSQWYSINELKEYQSEKLRKLIKHSYNHVPYYRNIMDSRRLKPDDIKTIKDLYKLPVLTKNDIKHNLNELTANNYKPSQLIKGHTSGTTGTPLQFYYDKHACLVKNAVDWRQKNEGEIDIGDKIALFLGRVAVPITQGKPPYWRTNWILNHRFYSSFHLSSNNIDKYIDDLERFQPAAFEGYPSTAYIIARFLLSKNKSLPLKAVFTSSETLFPQQREVIEKAFKCPLYDFYGMAERVIFATECSAHEGHHLNMDYGITEILNKDNEPASDSEMGRIIATGLHNYAMPLIRYQTSDVTALKKNECSCGREFPLMEDVTTKAEDVITTKDGRLISSSILTHPFKPMRYVAESQIIQEDLEHIRIKIVKLPGYKDDDTKYLLNEFIKRVGDDMKIDIEFVESIPRTKMGKFRWVISKVPLGF; from the coding sequence ATGAATAGTTCTATAGAAAAACTTTACAATAATAGTCCAGTATTTTTTCAAAATATTGGAATCAGTCTTTATGGCTTAAAAATATACTTGCGGGAATATGGTAAAAAACTGCAAATCGAGCTTGACAAACTTGATAAAAGCCAATGGTATTCAATAAATGAGTTAAAGGAATATCAGAGCGAAAAGCTGAGAAAGCTGATTAAACACAGCTACAATCATGTTCCTTATTATAGAAATATAATGGATTCACGGCGGCTTAAACCGGATGATATAAAAACTATAAAGGATCTCTATAAATTACCTGTACTCACCAAGAATGATATAAAGCATAATTTGAATGAGTTAACAGCTAATAATTATAAGCCGTCCCAACTTATTAAAGGACATACCAGTGGGACAACGGGGACACCATTACAATTCTATTATGATAAACACGCATGTTTAGTAAAAAATGCTGTAGACTGGCGTCAGAAAAATGAGGGGGAAATCGATATAGGAGATAAAATTGCTTTATTCCTCGGAAGAGTGGCAGTTCCTATCACGCAAGGTAAACCTCCGTATTGGCGAACAAATTGGATTTTAAATCATCGATTCTATTCAAGTTTTCATTTGTCATCAAACAATATCGATAAATATATTGATGACTTAGAACGATTTCAACCGGCTGCCTTTGAGGGATACCCATCAACTGCCTATATAATTGCCCGATTTCTATTGAGCAAGAATAAATCTTTGCCTCTTAAGGCGGTTTTCACATCATCCGAAACGTTATTTCCTCAACAAAGAGAAGTTATCGAAAAAGCTTTTAAATGTCCTCTGTATGATTTTTATGGAATGGCGGAAAGAGTGATATTTGCAACCGAATGTTCGGCTCATGAGGGACATCATCTGAATATGGATTATGGCATAACGGAGATTCTAAATAAAGATAATGAACCTGCATCTGACAGCGAGATGGGAAGGATTATCGCCACCGGACTTCACAATTATGCTATGCCGTTAATACGATACCAGACCAGCGATGTTACAGCACTTAAAAAAAATGAATGCTCCTGCGGCAGAGAATTTCCATTAATGGAGGATGTTACAACTAAGGCTGAAGATGTTATCACAACTAAAGATGGAAGGCTAATATCATCATCAATTTTAACGCATCCTTTTAAGCCTATGCGCTATGTTGCCGAATCACAGATTATTCAAGAGGATTTGGAACATATCAGAATAAAAATTGTGAAACTGCCGGGCTATAAAGATGATGATACCAAGTATCTATTAAATGAGTTTATTAAGCGAGTTGGTGATGATATGAAAATTGACATAGAGTTCGTGGAGTCAATCCCGCGCACAAAGATGGGAAAATTTCGATGGGTTATTTCTAAAGTCCCATTGGGGTTTTAG